One genomic region from Thunnus maccoyii chromosome 16, fThuMac1.1, whole genome shotgun sequence encodes:
- the si:dkey-87k14.1 gene encoding leucine-rich repeat transmembrane protein FLRT2, with protein sequence MEIQWRLWNKDLASFIRPWIPILLGLHLQFSRASNCPEECRCDRTFVYCNERSLTSVPLGIGEGYKTLYLHNNQINNAGFPLELHHVASVETVYLYGNQLDEFPINLPKNVRVLHLQENNIQTISRAALAQLLWLEELHLDDNSISTVGVEEGAFREAVSLKMLFLTKNHLSSVPIGLPDDLKELRLDENRIAVIAEEAFRNVTRLERLLLDGNLLTDEGIAPGTFQDLAILRELSLARNSLTYPPPFLPGEVLVKLNFQENQINRIPIRAFSGLHKLERLDISSNQLQSLTQGVFDGLVSLRQLTVRNNLWLCDCSIKWVVSWLKSLPASLNVRGFMCHKPEKFRGMVIRELSAELVQCPQSTATAPLSTSTADTALVPSFSSSTDSQYVSPSSRQPFPTLPTLYPVYTTREGGLRTKRPLDPRRETLQVTFAILNGSAIHVSWVAAFPVTAYKVTWARMGPSLTGDTVRERIVGGDHRGIRLANLEPKSTYRICVIPLDAFNNYRPKDDTVCTEAMTTPASFSPDNNKRPSGPEQATQQEPSSPFLLAGLIGGAVIVVLVILLSIFCWHMHKKSRSKSSTKWKYNRGRRKDDYCEAGTKKDNSILEMTETSFQIVSLNNEQLLKGDFRIQPIYTPNGGIGFRDCPLGNNSTVYCKNNVQDADFCRT encoded by the coding sequence ATGGAGATACAGTGGCGTCTATGGAATAAGGACTTGGCCTCCTTCATAAGGCCGTGGATACCCATACTGTTAGGCCTTCACCTGCAGTTCTCCCGGGCTTCCAACTGTCCCGAGGAGTGCCGTTGTGATCGCACCTTTGTTTACTGCAACGAGCGGAGCCTGACCTCAGTGCCTCTGGGAATTGGTGAGGGTTATAAGACCCTTTACCTCCATAACAACCAAATCAATAATGCTGGTTTCCCTTTGGAGCTCCATCATGTGGCATCTGTGGAAACTGTGTATCTCTATGGCAACCAGCTGGATGAATTCCCCATCAACCTGCCCAAAAATGTAAGGGTTCTCCATCTGCAAGAGAACAACATTCAGACCATCTCCAGAGCAGCTCTAGCCCAGCTTCTTTGGCTGGAGGAGCTGCATTTGGATGATAACTCCATTTCTACTGTAGGGGTCGAGGAAGGGGCCTTCCGTGAGGCCGTGAGCCTGAAGATGCTCTTCCTCACCAAAAACCACCTGAGCAGTGTGCCTATTGGTCTTCCAGATGATCTAAAAGAGTTGCGATTGGATGAGAACCGGATCGCAGTCATCGCAGAGGAAGCATTTAGGAATGTCACTCGGCTGGAGCGTCTCCTGTTGGATGGAAACCTGTTGACAGATGAAGGGATTGCACCAGGGACCTTCCAGGACCTGGCCATCCTGAGAGAGCTCTCCCTGGCCCGCAACTCACTCACATACCCGCCCCCATTCCTCCCAGGGGAGGTGCTCGTCAAGTTAAACTTTCAGGAAAATCAGATAAACCGGATCCCTATCAGGGCATTCTCAGGATTGCACAAGCTGGAGAGACTGGATATTTCTAGCAACCAGCTGCAGTCGCTGACACAGGGGGTCTTTGATGGCCTCGTCAGTCTCAGACAGCTCACTGTTCGGAACAACCTTTGGCTGTGTGACTGCAGCATCAAATGGGTGGTGTCATGGCTTAAATCTCTGCCAGCCTCGCTCAATGTGCGCGGCTTCATGTGCCATAAACCTGAAAAGTTCCGAGGTATGGTGATCAGGGAGCTGAGTGCTGAGCTGGTCCAGTGCCCGCAGAGCACAGCAACAGCACCGTTGTCCACTTCAACAGCTGACACTGCACTGGTCCCATCCTTTTCATCTTCTACAGACTCCCAGTATGTTTCCCCCTCCTCAAGGCAACCTTTCCCCACATTACCCACCCTCTACCCTGTCTATACAACCAGAGAGGGGGGGTTGAGGACTAAGCGACCTCTGGATCCCCGAAGGGAGACTCTTCAGGTCACATTTGCCATCTTGAATGGCTCAGCTATCCATGTCAGCTGGGTGGCTGCCTTTCCAGTCACTGCCTACAAGGTGACCTGGGCCAGGATGGGGCCCAGTCTGACAGGGGACACAGTGAGGGAGAGGATAGTGGGTGGGGATCACCGGGGTATCCGACTGGCTAACCTTGAGCCAAAGTCCACCTATCGGATCTGTGTCATTCCCTTAGATGCATTCAATAATTACCGGCCCAAAGATGATACAGTGTGCACAGAGGCCATGACCACACCGGCCTCTTTCAGCCCTGATAACAACAAAAGACCATCAGGGCCGGAGCAGGCCACGCAACAAGAACCCAGCTCACCTTTCTTGCTGGCTGGGCTGATCGGTGGGGCTGTGATTGTCGTCCTGGTCATACTCCTCAGCATCTTCTGCTGGCATATGCACAAGAAGAGCCGCTCCAAGTCCTCCACCAAGTGGAAATACAATCGTGGTCGGAGAAAAGATGACTATTGTGAAGCAGGCACAAAAAAGGATAATTCCATCCTGGAAATGACTGAGACCAGCTTTCAGATAGTCTCACTCAACAACGAGCAGCTCCTCAAGGGAGATTTCCGCATTCAGCCTATTTACACCCCTAATGGTGGCATCGGCTTCCGGGACTGCCCCCTGGGGAACAACAGCACAGTCTACTGCAAGAACAATGTTCAAGATGCAGACTTTTGTCGCACATGA